Part of the Cydia pomonella isolate Wapato2018A chromosome 5, ilCydPomo1, whole genome shotgun sequence genome is shown below.
agagtgctcactccatacatcagagtaagcgtaggagttgaaaaaaGATTTCCGGTTACTcttgttataatattagcggaaaatcgttgagcattagactttttgtttgccgcgatatctattgtcgagtagcagtactgagagttccgctactcgatgctagatgtcgactgcgaaaataataagcattttggtaccaaaactgatgtatggactgagcactctattacttcttatttctctatgttcATAGTTACGCAACACACCTTAGTAATAAATTACGAACCTTCCAAATCAGGATACAATTCAACTAACATCTTACTCCTGTAGTGCCAGGCGGAATAATTAGAAAAATTGTCATGTATTTTCTCAGTTGTAAAATCAAATTCTTCTTTTAGTGATGGCTTGCACTGGGACACTACAAATCTTCTATAGTCCCAAGTGTGAACTGAAAacataaatagtttttataGATGAAGTCTTGGCAACGCAACACTTTATCGCTCACAGCCAAGCTAAGCAAATTCGAAATCTTTTTAGAGGAGTATTGTGGGTCATATCGGAATTTCAGCAGTCGGTCATATGTTGTaatgataaatttaaaaaagtactattactgataaaatgttTTGCTTTCCTACCAAATAAGATGTTTTTAGAGATGATAAAAATGTTGACATCAGATATTGATTGACAATGGGTCATCATTATCAATTAATATCTGACTTCTAAGACAAAACATGTCTCAAGGTTTTTTATAGATGGTGCTTTATTATAGGTAGTTATTTCCTACCCAACCCTTATATTTTTCTAGTTATTATCAAGTAGTAATAAGAGATCAAATCAAAGATGCAGTGATATTATATTAATctgtcgaaaaaaaaaatggtgagtAAAAGATCAAATACTCTGTAAAATATCTTACAATTTCTTTCATCAAACTTAAGATATTTATTACAAACATCTAACTCCCTCTGCCAATCCGGGTCAGACCTAGTAGTGAGCACCCATTCTCTTTGGTGCCATGCACAGTATGATTtgggatttatttttaaacaatactcTGTTAGTTGCAGCTCATCATCATATAGTTTTGATAAATCTTCACATTCTCCATTTTGcctgtaaataatttaattaccttAGTCAAACCAAACTTCAAATCTGCTTATGAATGAAAGTGAGATAATAAAATTCATCTTTGATAATGTAATCAAGATAAGTAAACTGAAGAAATTACAACGAAATGTTGCCATTACCTATTTAGTTTCTTGTAAAGGGCTAGAGGGAAAAGCTCCATTTTGCCTGTAAAGGGAGTAGAGTAGAGTTTATACTAATGATGGACGCTTGACTGGTTGATTTGTTGATACTTTACTATAAAGGTTACAGTTGAATGGCCACATTGCACAAGCAGCTTCTTCTAAGGTGCATGCATGCAGAAccatttgtaaaaataatcattatgcGCCTCGCATCAccctatttacattttaaatgaaaGATGTTCTCTGCTAATTCAAAGactgaaagagtgatagagtgGAATTTTACTATTTTGTGTGAATTTGACCAAATCAGCAGTATATCTTGTTGGAGGCCTTCCCAGGGGTTTATTCCAAGGCCAGTCAAAAGTGGCCATCAGCTCTAGGAGCAATGTACTCCACTATTACACAAAACAACATGAATATTTCCCCTAGAGATAATCTCATTATTAATCCTTTCTTACAGGGTAACTTCAAGCACAACTTCCATTAATTTCCTTTTAagcaatatagacttttctcaAGAGAACCGCGTTTTGTGGGGTTGACATCTAAATAGATCCTAGAAGCTTAATTAAAAATCCCTCGAAATCTAGTAATTTATGTACATTTTTAATCTTACGAGTATAACTGGAACCAATAACAAAAGATGAGTTTAATATGaaattttttgtaaaagttttcATAATGATCCTAAATaggtatttgaataaaatagtttataaaacatATGAAAAATATTAGCTAATAACATAGTTTATGTCCTGTTTCTCTGTAACATAAAATATGCTAACTAATCAACAAAACACCAACTACAAATGAGCCGGATATTCAGCTTTCCGGGCTGGTCTGTAAATCCCAATTTTATACCCTTACCTTAATTGTATAATAATCTCTCTCCTTATATTCCACAGTGTGTAAACATCGGGGTTTGAGGACAGAACCTTTCCTGTGAGGTCAAGTAGTTCTTTATCTAGCTCATTTTGTTTTCTCTGTAAATGATAACACAAATTGGTGAGTCTTAAATGAGtcttaaataagcttttaagcTGCCAAGCTTACACTGTAACAAATTAAGAATGCAAAATGAAAGCCTAATCAGGACACCAGATAAATTGATTAAGCTTGCAGATCTTAAATGTTAAgagacatccatgacaactaaCAAAAGATTACAGATGTTTCCGCTAGGTTAACACCttccaaaattttattttataaaatcacattataagtaaataaattaaggtACTTTgataaaagaatataaaatactaGCAGTAAAAATAGATACTGGGAAGCCTACTTTGAAAGCCAGGTACCAAtgttttgtaataactcaaagatgcaataaagattattttaattatttttatttaaaaaaggcaGTTAAGTTGGTATAGTTAGTGGGGGAAGAAATTTCTATATCGATCAATCGAGTAGCAATCGAGTtagatttgtttctttgttctttgagcgaattcacaagggccacgctatatgtattgtgttactgtagttttactatatacctatgtaatccttttcttttgtgtgtcaaattccatactaTCGAATTAGGATAGCCTGTAACGAtggttgtaataaaatatttgtatgtaataaaaaatatttgatgactGCCAATGTCAGTTAGtggtcgagttgcggaaaatcgcccgaattacaatacaatacattagTTACTTTAGCCAGATTACAGCAATCACTAGATTAGCGATGGTCTGGATAAGCAAGGCTCTACTATATGATCAACATCATCGGGTTCGAAAATTTGTTACTTATTTACCTTGAACTGAATCTTTTGCATtgcatttttaaatacttttaactTCTCTTGGCGTTCCTTTTCTTTCCTTGCTTTTTCCTCCTCGGAGGTACGGATCTTCACTCTGCCGTGCTAAAAAATTTATACAGTTTATGAAGCCACAGTTCTTTAAGTCTATGAATATGTGTAAAAACTGTGCCTTTAAAATAGGTTTTACAGGCAATACATTAGAAGATAAAACATCATTTAAATCAGCAATAATTATGCGAAAACCCTATAGACATTTAACATGTTATGAAATTTATTGTTCACAAATTGCATCAGAGGAATTCAATATTACAATATTACTCACCATTTTTAAAagatctacaaaaaaaaatacgaaaatatgaTCGTGGAATGTGATAGTACAATACTCCGAAAGGtactgcaatgaaataaaataaatattaattcatGGGGTAATGAACCATGGAACCGCGGatataatgataataatgaaTATCTTAAGAAAGGAAGAACATCAATACGATGGAATGGGATGAAGGAAATTTGACATATATATCAATCTATGTGTCACTGTGAAGTTTCACGGCAAATGGCAAATCACAGtcgtatttttttgttattaagaaAAGAAAGACCCTTGCAATAGTCATCGGACCCGACGTCGCTCTCTTTCGCTGTCTGTCAGACGGCAGGATGGATGTAATAAGCCCTAGAGagtaaaggacttaagtgccaattacatccacacttcagAAATTACATCCACATCTATATGAGTTTGACGCCAATTTTTTCGTGATCAAATCGGTTGATGTCATTACCTCGTCTGGACTCTCTTTCATATTTCCTATTTATAAAACGCGATCTAATCTACAAGTACCATTCGGACCCCTAACATAGATAATTAGAAAAATCGGTGcataaattgtcaaaactgacaAGTTTTTTCTGATTACCGTTTTCGTTGATTATTCATGGGATTGGCTGATTGGTTTTGTTGTTATCTTTCTATTCAGTTCGTCAGTAATTTTAATTAGTGTTTTGTGTAAGAACTTATCACCATCCTTTGATTTTTACCAGTTGTAACATGAATAATGCTCCGCAGTTGTCCTTACGCTGGAATAACTATGTCTCCCACGTCACTGAAGCGTTCAACGTGTTGCGATTTGAGAACGATTTGGTGGACGTTACCTTGTGTTGTGATGGAGGTAAAATTAAAGCCCACAAGATGTTGCTTTCGGCGTGCAGCAACTACTTCAGACAGGTTTTTAAAGAGACCCCTTGCCAACACCCTGTGATCATATTTAGGAACGTGAAGTTTGAGGATCTTAACGCTATAGTGAACTTCATGTATCACGGGGAGGTTAATATCTTGCAGGAACAATTGGAATCGTTTCTTATGACTGCTGAGCTTTTGGAAGTGAAAGGTTTGACAGATAATGTAGAAGATGAACCATCCAAAGCTTTATTCAGGATAACTGATAACACTTCACTAGATTTGAGTGCTAAATCTAGATTTATCGAGGAGCTGCCTGTTCAGAATGACGAGCCTATTAACCTAGCAACAGTGCAGACTGTTAGAGAGGTGTACATTCCACAAGTTACTCCAATGAGACTTATAGCAGAGCCTGAAGTGGAAAATGAGCCACAAGAAAAAATCAAACCCGATGAGACTGTAATTGTGCAACAGAAAATTGGACAGACTTCCAGTGAGGAAATGCAAGTTGACAATCAATCGACATCAGCAGAAGATTTATCAGATAAAAACAGTTCAGGTGAGTTGATAATGATAACACCCAGAATATTAAATGATTAAACACAGGGTGTGCTATGGTTATGGGtatctaaaatgtgtttttattttgttacagaATCTGAATTGGCTAAATTCCGTTGTCAATTATGCCCAAAAGGATTTAAGCATCCAACATCGCTGACTTTACACAAAGACTCTCACGCTGGAAAAACCCAGTGTCCAGTTTGCCATCGGTCATTCTCCCGATCATACGATATGAGGAGCCATCTTCAGAGAATACATCAAGGAAAACAACTGACAATTAAGGAAATCAGATATAAAAATGCTACAGAAACTGTTGCTCCTAAACAGTATACTCATCATGTATAGTTATATGCAAAATtgcaaatatataattgttttattgGTAGCCCTGTTACTGCCTTATTTTTAgactattttatattaatgtacAAGGTACATTATgcctttgaaaaaaatattgttgacattcagagttattattaaaaattaagaattatgtatatttaaagaATGTATTTAATGTCACAAAATTTTGCTCAGTGCTTTAGCCTTTGCTATTTTTGTACTAGTCTATAAAactgttttataataaacttgtTTCAGTTACTTTTTGTATTATTGACAAATGCCTTATAAGGTATCTTAAGTAAAAGTATGACTGTCATCAAAGAgtacaataatatatgtatagtacTGTCATTGAAATGTCATTACAAATGTGCTTAAAACtggcttaaaaatatttattttattgttagtgGAAATGTGAAACTTCTAAAAGAGAGATTGTACACCCCATTGACTATAATGTAGGCTGCCCACTCTAGCCAGCACCATTGCAGCAGCAGGTCTAGCCAGAAGGTATTtgaaatttcattcaatttaatttatatgcatCAGATATAATTAGTGCATCAAAATGTTAGTAACAAACAAAacttattatatacaaaaaaatattagcgAGGAGTGACTGATGACCCCAAACTTACATGGTTGGTTGGAGTACCATATAGtaccaataaattataaatattggcaTATAGGCTAAGCATgagtagaataataataataataattaactgcctcgataactagtgaaaacattgttatggcaggtgtccggatgtctttgcaataacccagtctcattgtcctcccaaacttcaatccatagaccgttatactgttcactttactacaatagtcccaatgcctgttgcgaccggttcatgggtgtctattgttgcgcccgtgaacgggttccagcaggcgttctacatgacattaaagctctccaagaggcctctacgtgttggatctatatccccacgcaagcctatcaaaagaccgggatttataggcccgtgaaatccaaggagatacaataataattcagcctatatacgtcccactgctgggcacaggcctcctctcatgctataaggctcgggctatagtccccacgctagcccaatgcggattggggacttcacatacacctttgatttttttcgcatatgtatgcaggtttcctcacgatgttttcctaagtgagaaaagctagtggtaaatatcaaatgatatttcgtacataagttccgaaaaactcattggtacgagcctggTTGGTGTGGCGTCATTGGTTTtgagtaaaataaacatttaataaaagGCTCTTTTTTGATGGTACGAAACTCTCGGAGCGGGAGTGCGATTCGCACTTTCCCGGTTCTCTGGTTGCACTTGTTTCGTCTGCTAGTAAAACTTGCGGTACTAAAAGATTTTTGCTCTGATCATGACTTTAGTCTTGTAGTTACTCCTACAGATTTTGTTTTATGGTGCTCACACACTGGCTGTTATATATATAACGTTGTAATAAATAAGCGgcagggacaacataataaaacactatctCGCTCCCTCTctatgagctgtagacctcgctataagcttaaaaaaaaaatacaaacactaATAACACACAAGCGAACTAACAatagtcttaagcgccatagaccaTAATGGCGCTTAAGGCCCAGTAAGGTCGCGTTCTTTTCTCACtgtcactgagcgtaagcgtgaacGAGTTAGAAGGgcttgtttttattaattataatatttggtacgttcaaataaaataaaatgtaatcgatacgttcccttaaacatgatattgccgatttttagaagaAAGCTTTTGTGCATCataatattacaaattattaaagtgcattttagacctaagttcgtgttttttttatcaatcgaatgtcaaaaactcaggatttgAATCGATACAATCCCTTCAATTTGAGGACCatattgatagtcacgcctcgtgattaattgctttgtttttttcccatgaaaattgtttaaagtgtaatatcgatagcttattttATCATACAGTACagtaatgtggtagtgtgcagtgaaaggagaattaatcttgaaacgcgtttaaccaccattttggagtcaacggccggtaatAGTCCACGTGCTCCCGCTATCGCTTTagaagagctgataaaatcaccgtac
Proteins encoded:
- the LOC133517791 gene encoding zinc finger and BTB domain-containing protein 14-like codes for the protein MNNAPQLSLRWNNYVSHVTEAFNVLRFENDLVDVTLCCDGGKIKAHKMLLSACSNYFRQVFKETPCQHPVIIFRNVKFEDLNAIVNFMYHGEVNILQEQLESFLMTAELLEVKGLTDNVEDEPSKALFRITDNTSLDLSAKSRFIEELPVQNDEPINLATVQTVREVYIPQVTPMRLIAEPEVENEPQEKIKPDETVIVQQKIGQTSSEEMQVDNQSTSAEDLSDKNSSESELAKFRCQLCPKGFKHPTSLTLHKDSHAGKTQCPVCHRSFSRSYDMRSHLQRIHQGKQLTIKEIRYKNATETVAPKQYTHHV